Sequence from the Orcinus orca chromosome 11, mOrcOrc1.1, whole genome shotgun sequence genome:
TCAGCCCCAATTCTGAGCCTCTAAGAGCTCAGAATTGCAGGCTTTTCATCTGGTGGCCTCACTGCCCAGCACATGGCGGGCCCTTGCCGTGCCAGTGAGTTAACAGGAGTCCCACAGTCATGTTTtgctgaaggaaaagaaacaccCACAGAGCCACACCCATGGCTCCAGCAGACCTGGAAGCCCAAGCATTCCCCAGAGGGCTCCCCACATCCTGCTGCCCCCAAGAAATCCTCTGGAAACCACGTATCATCGTTTTAATACTGTGTAATACTTCCTTTTAAAATACAGTCTTTTCTGAGGTAGACAGACCAAACTGCAGAGCATCGTCAAACAGGAGATAAATACGTCCATGTACAACACGCATCAAAATGAGGTAGAAATGGTTACAGCTGGAGGAGAGGACCCCAACCCCAAtctgggcagaggaaggagagggccagcttgccctccccccatccctgcccctggATTCTTTGGTATGCCCCCCCAAACACTGCCAGAGCTGGACCTGCCCTTCCCCACCCGCCTCAGTGCCCATGAGGTAGGTGCTATAGACTGGAGGCTGTCTCCTTGTGCAAAGCTCCCCAAGGCCAGGAGAGGAGGCAGTGGGGGCCCTGGGTCCTGGTCAGTGAgctcttcccccaacccccagagcTGCCTGCCTCTTGAAGGGAAGGCTGGGATCCCAACCCCACCTCCCCAATGCCCTCCACCCCccccatacacatatacacacctgAGAGGACCTGCTCACTCCCTGCTCCCCGCAAGGGCCTTTCAGAGCCAAGACCCTGCACCCACTGCTTCTGAGGCACCAAAGCCCTGCAATCAGCCAGCTCCAAGGAGTGGAAGGCCAGGgaccaaggggggaaaagggggaaaacagAGCAGCTTTCCTTTTAGCACTCCTAAGCCAGCACAGGCCCTTAGCACCTTGGCACCTGAAATGTCCCCCACGAACTTCCTTCCAGCTAGTAGTGGGAGGTGGTACAGAGACTGCAGGAGCTGTAAGGGTGGCAAGGAACAGGAAAGGCGGCTAGGGTGGGAGAAAGAGTTGGGGTGACAGCTTGTCCCCCCCACCTTTGGACCAAAGGTCAGAGCTGTGAAATGGGCTCCCTGAGGGGGAGGGGCGAACTGCCAAAGCCCCATCAAAGGAGAGCTGGTGGGAAGAAGAATATGGTTCTCACGAGGAAGGGTGCCCAAGCCTGGGCTTCCGGGGGGAAAGTCTGGGTGGGACTGAGAATAAACCCCCAATGTTTATTCAGGGGAACACAGCCTGCCCATCTCTTTCACCCTCTCATAGCCCCTGGAGCTCTAGACCTAGGACCCTACGAGAATGGGGGAGGTACAAGTCCCCACAGAACCTCCTCCTGTAAAGGATGCTCATTCACCCCTCCTCAGGGCCTCCCAGCAGGCCCGGGAGGCGGAGTCTGTAGTCAGTTTTGTGCCCAACCACTTGTGGCCAGACTATCTTCCCTCCCAAGGAAATCTCCTTAGCGTGAGTTACAGGAGACCCCTGCCTAGACAAGGGCCAGGTGGGATGACCTCTCTGGGGACTTTCTGCCTGGATCATCTTCCCATTTGGACCCTCTCAGCCTACTTTCTGGGTCTGGGGCAGGCAGTAGACAAGGGCATCCCAACTCTGGATAACCAACCCTCCACGGAAAACACCCCACTAAGCTGAGGGGTGGGCCCAGCAGGAAGGGAACAAGACCTGCCTCCTCCCAAATTCCACAACACACCCCCCCTCACCCCTACCTACAACCTTGGGCCTGAGCAGGAAGCCCTAGCAATACATTCTGCTTCTGTCCCAAGAAGCACAGGGGTTTAAGTGTGGCCTCTGggtcttcctctccccttccccactcagAAAGGTCTCACTTTCTGAGTCTTCTGGGAGAACCTGCTTCCCTGGGAGTGAAGGGGTAGGTGGGGACACACACAGGAGAGCAGCCAAAATCTAACATTCTTTCTGAGGTCAGTTTCTTCCTGAGttgtcaaaagaaaaagaaaaacagcaaattcTACACATCTTACAAAAATAAGAGGCCTAAAATATTAAACAAGCTACATTTCTGGGATTTCCCCCCtcaaaaacaaataacaacaaaaaacccttctttgggtggttcttttttttttttttttttttttgcttgactCCCACAGACCTAAGGTTTCAGCTGGGTGATGGATACGGGGTGGGAGGGGACTCCCTACCCCTCCTCTTCAGCCCCTAAACCTCCAGATCTCCTGAAAGGGACACTGCAGACTTTGAATGTGAGAGACAGAAGGCAGGGAGAGGGACCAAGAGACAAGAGAGGCTGGAGAGCAAGGGATGGAGACAGAAGCACAGAGGGTGATAGATGGAGAGacaggggagggagaagcaaaagagaaacagGGCCAGCGCCGGGGGGAGGTATGGTCAGTGACAAAGCGACGGGGAAAGAAAACTACGCGAACGCAGAGAAAGGGGgaagtggaggagggggagggagccatTCAGAAAGCAAGGAGACAAAAGGATTGTGGCGAGAGAGCAGGAGTTCCTTCGGCCCCGGGCCGGCCGTCCGCGGGGCGGAGATGGCGAGCTTCCCGTCCACAATAAATAGGAAAAACCTGAGTACACAGCGCATACGGCATCTATCTGCCTAGCAGAAGCATTTTCCTTCCCACGAAACAAAAACAtccacagagagaaggcagcccccttctctcccccaccccatatccCTCACTCCGCGAACAGAgggccggggaggggggcggCGGCTCCCGCGGCCTCACGGAGCGCCTTCAGTGTCCGAAGCCGTACATTTTGTCCCACTCCACGAACGAGTCCAGCTCCTTGGGCGAGGCCCTAGGGCCCACCTTGGCCAGCGCCGCCTCCAAGTCCTTGTAGGAGAGGGGGCGCTGTAGCCCCGGGAGGCCCGCCCCGGCCGCCGCCTGCTGGCACAGCTGCCCCAACTCGCCCCCGGAGAAGCCCTGGGTGCCCTGCACCAGGGCCGCCAGCTCCCGCTCGCTCAGCGCGCAGCCCTGCTGGGCCAGCGCCCGCTGCAGGATCTGCCCGCGGGCCGGGCCGTCGGGCAGCGTCACGTAGAAGCGGAGAGCGAAGCGCCGGCGAGTCGCCTCGTCCAGGGCCGCGGGCCGCGAGGTGGTGCCCACGACCAGCACGCCGTCAGCTCCCGCGCCGCAGCCGCCGTCCAGACAGGCCAGGAGCGGCGCCTGCAGCGCGCCCGCGGCGCTCGTGCCGTCCTCCCGAGCTGACAGCAGCGCGTCCAGCTCGCTGATAAGGAGCACCGCGGGCGGGCGGCAGCGCGCAGCCGCGAAAGCGGCCTGGAGGAGGCGCGTGCCCTCGGCGGAGCCCGGCGCGGCCAGCGTGGCTCCGCGCAGGCGCAGCAGCGTGGCGCCCAGCTGCGTGGCGAGGCAGCGGCCCAGCAGCGCTTTGCCGGCGCCCCGCGGCCCAAAGAGCAGCACGGTCAGCGGCGGGCGCGGGCTGCCGGGGTAGGCGGGCGGCCTCAGCAGGGGCCACACCAGCTCCTCCTCCAGCGCCGCCTTGAGCGCGCCCTGGCCCGCTACGTCCGCCCACTGCACCGGCGGCCCGCAGTCCACCATCTTGCTGGTCACCAGCTCCAGAGCCCCCGGATCCACACCTTTGGGAGGCTCCCCGGACGGCACCGCGAAGCCCCCGCGGGGAGCCGGCGCCGGGGATCGCTCCGGAAACTTCTCAAAGGGCTCGAGTTGCGGGCCGTAGACGGGGGAGCCCAGGACCTTGAGGGGAACGCCGCCACCGTACTTGCCTGATGCCTCCTCCGCCGCTCCCGGCGGCTTCGCCCGGAACCCGTTGCCCCGACACTCGCCGTTGTCCGCGGCGGGGTAGGAGGCGCCGTCGGCCGCCGGGGCCTTGGCGGGCTCGAAGGCGTACTTGCGGTAGCGGCCCTCGCCGCCTTCGTCGGCCGCCTTGCGCTTCAGCGACACTCCGGCCTCCGAGGCCCCCTGGAAGCCGTAGGAGGAGGGCGGTGGGCGGGACGGGGCGGGTGTGGGCAGGGGCGTGGGCGCCGCCAAGCCCGAGGTTAGGtagggggccgggggcggggcgggcggcggcgggaggGTCCCATAGCCCGGCTGCGCGGCGTAGCCTCCCGCTGGGTAGTTGTACAGAGGCCCAGAGGGGCCATagcccggcgggggcgggggctgcaGGAGCGCGGCCGGGGGAGGCGGGGGCAGCGCGGCGCCGGTCTGCGTACAGTAACCGGGCGCCAGGTACCCCCCGCCGTAGCCCGCCGCGTACTCGGGCGCTGCCGACGGGCCCCCGCACGCGTTGCCGGCGTAGAGGGGTTCAGGTAGGTTACCGGCTAAAACCGGGGAACCCCCGAGGCCCCCGGAGCCGCCCCCAGTGCCCGACTTGGTTCCCGGGAGGCCCTCGTGGAGCGAGGCCAAGGGGTAGGGGGTCTCCGGCCCCGGCCAGGGCTCGGGGTCCCCCTTGGCGCCGTTGAGGAAGGCGGCGTCGCCGTAGCCGCCCAGGGTGGGGCGCTCGTAAGGCGAGTCCAGGACCCCCGAGTACTTCTCTGCGTAGCGCTTGAGGAGGTTGGAGGCAGTGAGGGCAGAGATGTCGTCGTGTGCCCAAGCATAGTGGCAGCGCTGGCGACCCCCGGGGGGCAACTCCAATTTGTGGGCCGGCGACGGGGTGGTGGAGGAGACGTCCAGGTGCTGCTCTGGCCACTGGTTGAGGGGCTGGGCGTGTTCCGGTGTCCAGTGCATCTTCGACAGAGCTTCAGGCAAGAGAGAGAAGAGTCTAGTGAGACCCTGCAGAGCCTCTGAGAGCCCGTCGACTGCCAGCCACAGGCCGACCTTCTTAAACCTTAGCTTGGGACAGGCTGGTTTTCCTGCATCCACCCACACCGTTCCACCCTCCCTAGGCCGTCTTCTGGCACCAAAAACACCATATTTGACTTGCTCCTCATGTCCCACAATTAAGTTATCTGAAAATACTTTCCGCAGATCCAAGATGGATCTGAAAATGACATGTTTGGCCCTAACTTCACCTTCTAGGTAACGACTATTGTTTTGTCCTGGCCTCTCTAGCCCTGCCCTCTAGGACACATGGTCCTTACTTTTAGACCTGTTGTAGTGAAGGGTCAGGGAATGGGTagtccccccttcccccacccccagccctgggaaTAGTCAAACCCAGGTGGGGCTCATTCAGTAACAGATATTTGCTGCACACCCACCATGTGCTGGGCACTACAGAGGCACTGGGGTTGTGTAAAGGCCCCTGGCCTAGCGGTGGCCCAGCAGTCTGATAGTCCTAAGTGCTCTGTTCACCTTAGCCTTCCCTGAGGCTCCAGGGGCTCCCTTTGGGCCTGAAGTGAGGGATGCCCGTGTCAGTGGCAGCACCATATCGGCCCTGGGAAACCCCAGAGGCTGACCCAGAAGCATTCACTTCCTTTCTACTTGGTTTCTTTTAGTCTCTACCTGATGAAGTTAGAGCACCTGGGTTCCAGACCCAATTCTGCCCATGACGACTGTGTGCAAAGAGCAGGTGCTGACACCGGCCTCGTTCACAGAATGTTACACCACAGTACAAAAACTTTGTTTAGAAAAGACATATATGTCTTCTAGAGAAGATGGGACAAAGTTAGTTCACAGCAGTGCGAAGTTAGTGCACATAATAGAAAGTGGGTCACAAATTTGTCTCGGAGCTTCCCAGGAACCAAATAACTCATCttgcaaagtaaaaaaaaaaaaaaaacactgtcatactcaaaagaagcaaaaatgttCCTGGCATTGAGATCATGGAACTTTTTTTCATGGACCTCAGGAAGCCGACCTGTGAGATGTAATAAAAGTGGCCTCTTCAGTGGCCGTGCTGTAAACACGGCAGAAGTGTTAACACAGCCGTTTTGTCCACTGTCCCTCAGCACCAGTCCAGGCGTGGGCCACACTGGTAAAAGGGATCCAAGGCCTGGGGAACAGCACTCGCCAGGCATATGGTTCCAACTGGGTGGCCTGATCCGAGGATAAAATCTCAAAGACTAAATGGGCCCATGACATGCCAGAGAAGATTTTTGCTGATGATGATTTTTCAAACCTAAGCTTTTGATAAGACACGTTAACCTTACAGGTTCAATATTCTTTCTTCAACAAAATTTtatcgagggacttccctggtggcacagtggttaagaatctgcctgccaatgcaggggacacaggttcgagccctggtccgggaagatcccacatgccacggagaaactaagcctgcgcaccacaactactgagcctgcatgccacaactactgagcctgcatgccacaactactggagcccgtgcgccctagaggccatgctccgcaacaagagaagccactgcaatgagaagcccgcgcactacaacgaagagtagcccccactcgccgtaactagagaaagcctgtgtgcagcaatgaagacccagtgcagccataaataaataaataaaatttaaaaaaatttttttactgagCACATACTAAGAGCTGTGCTGGGCATGGGGGCAGGTTGAAAGGTGAATATGATGGTTCAACcaggtggaggagacagacaacaTCCTTTATGAGGTGGGAAAAGAGAGGTGTGTGCCCAGAGCTCTAGGGCTCGGCGGGATGTGCCATGCCTGGTTGAGAAGGCCTCACCAGGGAGGAGTATCTTTGCTGGACCTTGAAGGGTGAGAGACCAAAACTGACCAGACCGGCTAGAGGGTTCCAGCCCCTTCAAAGATGCAGGGCACAGTGCGTTGAGAAAGCCGGGGCTGGAATAGTTCATatgccctcttccctccttcaAGATGCCTTACTGCCACCTTCTGGAAAATCGTCATAATAAGTCTACAAATCTACCGCGTCTATGATGTGAACTGTGCCCCTTTAGAAGTAGGGCTcctgtgcagtgcacaacctacATAACCTATACGCTGTAAGCCTAGAGGGAGCACCAAGAACTGTTGGGTCCCTGGAGCCTTGCAAGTGGGTATATATGGGGGGAGTGGTAGAAGAAGAGGCTGAAAGTAATCAGACCGCTTCTCAGGCTCTCCACAGTTGCCCTTACTTGCAGCAGCCTGACTGTATCACCTCTTATGGCTGTAACCTGATGTCACTGGGTGAGGACagtctttgaaaataaaactatttactcTCATCCCCGCTGCCCTAGGGAAGGCATGAGCCACGGATACTAAATCTTTAATAGAGGAGTTCTTAGATTTGTTTCGCCTCCATCTGAGAGGTGGTCCTGGCCACCAATGGCAAGAGAGCAGAGCAGAGACAGCAGAACTGAGGGTGAGGTCTGAGGGATGCAGATATGCCGCTCCTATGGAGGGGTCTCCGAAGAACAGAGGCTTTACCTATTGTCAAACGGGTAATGTCCTGGGATATCAGAAATCCCAAGTGGTTCTGCTTGCAGGGTCATATGTGGTAACATCAGAGTCATACAAATGCAAAAATTGTGTTATGACGTAGCCCCCccaaacctgttttttttttaattcactattATCTGTGAATATAGATAGGGAGCTTTGGCTCCTTAATATAGGGAAAAGAGATTTGAATGTGATGAGAGCACTTTCCCTGAACTTATTAAACTGGGCATGCTGGGGGAAAAGGGTGGCCCCTCCCAGAAGGACATACACAGACACAGCAAGGAAGGCTCTGGGTGTGGACTTGTTCACACACATCTCCCTCGCCCACTGCCAGATCCGCTGCCCCTCCTTGTGGCTGTCCTGCAGTAtcctccctgcccctcagccGGCTCCTGCCCTGGCCTGCAGCAGTCTTCACTCAGGTCCCCTCTCTCCAGACCGAGCAAGCACTCGGGCCCTGGTCCGCATCGAACCACTCCACCTCAGCCATTGTGGACTCCGGGAACCCACTACCTCTGGCCCTCCAAGCCTGTCCTCCCAGCTCCATACCCGTCTGTCTCATCTGCTCCGGGCTTAGCCCCTTGCAGGCTCTCCTAGCCCCTGCCCAAAGGGGCCCTTGTCCACCACAGCTTATCCCACCCACTTTGAGATTGCCTCTACCCTCAGTCCCCTCAGATACTGGCCTTCCGCTCCAGGCTGTTCTCTTCCGCTTTCGCCAGGGGCACGTCTCCCTCACCTCTGGCCTTCTATTTTCACCTTTATCTCCATCTGCATCCATTTTGCAGGCCAGGCGGCCTGAGGGTCCCTCCACCTCAACCCATGACCCCATCTGGCCCAGGCTGGGACCTTGCCCCATGAATGAACTATTCTTCCCCACTACCATGGCCTGGCTTCATCCCCACAGCAAGCTTAATTCTTTCCCATTTTCAGAAAGACTTCCTTTACCCTAAGTCCCCTACTAACTACCAGCCCATCTCTCTTGCCCTTCTCCTTCATTCTTCCCTCAAGTGTCACTCTCTGCCTGCAGTGATAGCAGGGTAGAGCACGCTGTGTCCCTGCCCTCACCCTCAGGCCAGTTAcagccctctcctctcccacGGGGAGGTGGGGCCTGCTAGTCAGGAGCTGGAGGGATCTCCCCTGGAGAGGGgccccacctccttcccaggttCATAGGGCACACTGCAGTCCCTGCATCAGCTGAGCTACACATGATGGAAGGCCTGGGGGACTGGGGGAACGTATGGGTTTTGAATCagagagacctgggtttgaattcaggTTCAAACACTCATGATGTGAGCCTGAGCACGCTGCCTAACCTCACTGAAGCTCAATTTCTCCACCTGTTAAAGGGCATGACATATGCCTTGCAGAATGGCCACGAGGATTTAAAAAGATAACATAAGTACACAGTTCAGCGTCGGATATAAAGTAGAAGGATAAATGGTACAATTAGGAACCTGAGCAGTGGCCCAACCTTGCTGAGTGAATCCGAACAAGTCACTTCCCCTTGGGGTTGGGGGAATGTGAAGAATGTTCCAGCTCTGATATGACAGACTGGTCCTTATGCCATTTCCTCTGTGTCCCCACTGGGGGCAGAGCCAGCCCCTTCTCCGTGCTTTATGCACTGTCTTGTGTAGCCCTCACAACAGCCCAATGAGAAATACTATTGTCTTCATCCCCATTTggcagatgaagagactgaggtacagagaggttaatacatccctaaggtcacacagctgttacCCAGGGGAGCAGGATTCAGACCCCAGCAGTCTAACTACAGGGCCCAGGCCCTGACCTCTTGGCTGCACTATCTCCCTGGTCTAGCCCTTGGTACTCACGGCAAGAGAAGAGCCTGAGGCCATGACACAGCCTCCACCAAGGCTGTTTCCTTGGCCCTAAGGAAACGTGTTTCGGTGTTTGCCCGGGAATGTGGCTATGCTTCAAGTGCTGTATGCTCACCCTTCAAACCTGCAGTTGGAAGCATCTCCCCCTGGGGGATCCCAAGTTAACTGTGCCCCACACGCAGAAGAATATGTGCCCTCTCACTGCAAAACAGCCCGAGTAGAGCTGTCCCTTTCACCCGCAACCTCGCCATCTGAGAAGCACTCACACCCCTAGGCTGGGCAGACACTTCCTTATTTGGGTGTGTGGGCTTCGCTGGGGGTGGCTGGGACTCTGTGGAGAAAATGCCACTTTTTGAAACTGCACCCTTTGGGGAGCAAAGGAGGTCAGGCTCCTGAAGCAACTGTTTCTCTACAGACCCTGGGAGGCTGGAACTCCATTTGACTCCACACACACAGTGCAGTCCTTCAAACTCATAGGTGGTCAATAAATAGTAACAAAGAATTGCTGGATGGAGGGGGAGGAAAGAATTCTATAAAACCCTCCCGTCACTTGTAGGAAGTCTTCCAGGATCAAAGAGGGAAGTGATTGGGCCTTTACAAATGGCCAAGGCACTCAATGCACTGATTTCAGTCCTCGTGGGCCTCTCCGATCCCCGTGGACCAGGCCCAGGACACTCCGTGCATCAGGTCTGACACAGGCTGTGATAGTGTGATTTACGATACGGGTGggcccgaacgaactttttggccagcccaatatttagTCTTCATCCTCTGTTCCTGACTCACAGCTCCCcagacccttggaatttcctaagcaTAAGAGTGACGGGAGCATCTTTCATTATAATATTTGCTCTCTTGTCCGAGTTCCTGAAACAGCTTCAGAGCAATAAAGATGAAATTGGTCTCCTGTGATTCCTAACATgtccctttcaaccacacctgagtttatgttaatgaggtgattttGGGAAAGCTCCTAGGAAACCTAAAGATGAAGCCTGCTTGCAAGGGGAAGCAGCCacgattagagggttggaactttcagcgccccccaccccaccttccagGGAAAGGAGAGGCGCTGGAGATTGAGCTCCATCGCCAGTGGCCAACAGCTTAATCGCTGTTGGCTGTGTAAAAAGCCTCCACAAAAACCCCAGAGGACGGGGCTGGGAGAGCTTCTGGGCTGGTGAAaacgtggaggtgctgggagggtggctgCTGGGAAAGGGCAAGGAAGCTCcatgcatcttcccatatacCTGCCTTATGCGTCTCTTCCATCCCGCTGTTACTGACTTAAATCCTttcataataaaccagtaatctagtaagtaaactggTTTCTTGAGCTCCATGAGcaactctagcaaattaatcgaactgcaggagggggtcgtgggaacctctgatttacaccccacactggtcagaagcacagataaCAGCCCAGACTcgtgactggcatctgaagggggcagtcttgtaggactgggCCCTTAACCCGTGGGAGCTGCCGCTACCTCCAGTAGATTGTGTCAGGATTGAGTTAAATATggaggacacccagctggtgtcccaGAACTGGCTGGTGTGTGGAAAACCCACAGTTCTGGTGTTGGAAGTGAAGCAGTGTGAGAGAAAGGGGGACACACAGGAGGAGTGTTTCTCCCTCACACACGCCTCCACCCTCATTCTGACATCAAGAGGCAGCAGACGCCCTGAGCTGTCCCTACGTGACCACGGGCAAGACactaacctctccaagcctcacttTCTTCAGCGTCAAATGAGATGCTGTTGATGATGGACAGCAAACTTGCTCTCACTAGGAACCCTTTAAATGAGTTTTATACAGGCTGAGGTGGGAAGGGACCCCAACCATGCAGTGTCAACACCCCCCTCCGACTCCGTAAGGGGGCCCCTAACACGCCCTCCCCATCTCACAGAAGTTCTCTGGTTCAGAATTCCCTgacccacagggctgggggcggggcaggaaggaggggcagCTGTGTGGTGTCTCCAGTCCTGGGTGGAGAAGGGCCGATGTCACCCTCCCGGGCCAGCTCCTCGGGCTCTATTATCTCAGCCTGGGACAAAGGGGCTGGAGTGGAGAATCCCATTGTTGGGCCTCGTATGGAAATCTCATTAATCTATTCACCACGGCTCCCACAGGCCTTTTGTCCCAGGCTTTTTGTCTCTCGCTCACAACTGATGCCCCGGGGGTCTCTGGCTGCCTGGCAGAGCTTGAAGGGGACAGTTCCCCCATCCACTGGGCCCTGCCCCCTCGTGCCAACCCCCAGTTACTgcaagaggggaggagagggagggcacCCGGGAGCCTCTGGAGGACAGGACAGGTCACCTGTCTCAGGCCTTGCACCCACCATCTAGGAAGCTGTCCCCCCAGCGCAGCTGGACCCCCAGCACCCCGCCCTAGACACAGGGCCTAGCATGGGTCGGGCTCAGTAAGTGTTTAGGGGATGAACCAGAAGAGGCCAGAGAGGCAGCTACAAAACTCTG
This genomic interval carries:
- the FIGNL2 gene encoding fidgetin-like protein 2; the encoded protein is MHWTPEHAQPLNQWPEQHLDVSSTTPSPAHKLELPPGGRQRCHYAWAHDDISALTASNLLKRYAEKYSGVLDSPYERPTLGGYGDAAFLNGAKGDPEPWPGPETPYPLASLHEGLPGTKSGTGGGSGGLGGSPVLAGNLPEPLYAGNACGGPSAAPEYAAGYGGGYLAPGYCTQTGAALPPPPPAALLQPPPPPGYGPSGPLYNYPAGGYAAQPGYGTLPPPPAPPPAPYLTSGLAAPTPLPTPAPSRPPPSSYGFQGASEAGVSLKRKAADEGGEGRYRKYAFEPAKAPAADGASYPAADNGECRGNGFRAKPPGAAEEASGKYGGGVPLKVLGSPVYGPQLEPFEKFPERSPAPAPRGGFAVPSGEPPKGVDPGALELVTSKMVDCGPPVQWADVAGQGALKAALEEELVWPLLRPPAYPGSPRPPLTVLLFGPRGAGKALLGRCLATQLGATLLRLRGATLAAPGSAEGTRLLQAAFAAARCRPPAVLLISELDALLSAREDGTSAAGALQAPLLACLDGGCGAGADGVLVVGTTSRPAALDEATRRRFALRFYVTLPDGPARGQILQRALAQQGCALSERELAALVQGTQGFSGGELGQLCQQAAAGAGLPGLQRPLSYKDLEAALAKVGPRASPKELDSFVEWDKMYGFGH